From Nocardioides daedukensis, the proteins below share one genomic window:
- a CDS encoding YlbL family protein: MSRRTLAIVISVPLMVALWIAAAMVPVPYVTFSPGVTVDVLSEVGGQERIQVQGHDTYYDGGELRMTTVSVTTAENKVSLFSALSAWLSDERAVQPYDAYYEEGTTNEQNDIESSVQMVSSQDAAIAAALRALNYDLKPTVEIFHVNQDSPADGKLGVRDRIVRVNGKDIKGDVSLVAKQVKAAGTKPVTFTVIRDKKRSTVKVTPEKVDGKPMVGITSGPSFVFPFQVAVNIDPRIGGPSAGLMFSLAIFDTLTKGSLTGGHRIAGTGTIDAEGKVGPIGGIQQKIPAARKAGSELFLVPPDNCEEALGGANGDMRLVRADTLESARTSIETWVKNPKAKLPSCKDVK; the protein is encoded by the coding sequence ATGAGTCGGCGCACCCTCGCGATTGTGATCTCCGTCCCCCTGATGGTGGCGCTGTGGATCGCTGCGGCGATGGTGCCCGTCCCCTATGTCACCTTCTCGCCCGGAGTCACTGTCGACGTCCTCTCCGAGGTCGGCGGCCAGGAGCGGATCCAGGTGCAGGGCCACGACACCTATTACGACGGCGGCGAGCTGCGGATGACCACCGTGTCGGTCACCACCGCGGAGAACAAGGTCAGCCTGTTCTCCGCGCTGAGCGCCTGGCTCAGCGACGAGCGGGCGGTGCAGCCCTACGACGCCTACTACGAAGAGGGCACCACCAACGAGCAGAACGACATCGAGTCGTCGGTGCAGATGGTCTCCTCCCAGGACGCCGCGATCGCGGCAGCCCTGCGCGCGCTGAACTATGACCTGAAGCCGACCGTGGAGATCTTCCACGTCAACCAGGACAGCCCGGCCGACGGCAAGCTCGGCGTGCGGGACCGGATCGTGCGGGTGAACGGCAAGGACATCAAGGGTGACGTCTCCCTGGTCGCCAAGCAGGTCAAGGCCGCTGGCACCAAGCCCGTCACGTTCACGGTGATCCGCGACAAGAAGCGCTCCACCGTCAAGGTCACCCCCGAGAAGGTGGACGGCAAGCCGATGGTGGGCATCACCTCGGGACCCAGCTTCGTCTTCCCGTTCCAGGTCGCGGTCAACATCGACCCGAGGATCGGCGGGCCCAGCGCCGGCCTGATGTTCTCTCTGGCCATCTTCGACACGCTCACCAAGGGCTCGCTGACCGGGGGACACCGGATCGCCGGGACCGGCACCATCGACGCCGAGGGCAAGGTCGGGCCGATCGGCGGAATCCAGCAGAAGATCCCCGCCGCCCGCAAGGCCGGCTCCGAGCTGTTCCTCGTGCCCCCGGACAACTGCGAGGAGGCGCTCGGCGGCGCCAACGGCGACATGCGCCTGGTCCGCGCAGACACCCTCGAGTCCGCGCGCACCTCGATCGAGACATGGGTCAAAAACCCGAAGGCCAAGTTGCCCTCCTGCAAGGACGTGAAGTGA
- a CDS encoding PPA1309 family protein, with product MTGPEDIGPDETGPEETGPDGIDSLDDALADPALAAAVHELELHAAADGWDQKSRLYALALTSDLVAKEPGLAAALGLDAASAEGSFTPIEQELDASVPFETVLASISWPDEVVGCAAVVERLVLPPDVDAAIPEDPEAALTFAQEHPLRQEVRIVAAAVRDGSTYSALRLRAHDDDTSVVGGADLVPELVELLRATLEGDSPEETRT from the coding sequence ATGACTGGCCCTGAAGACATCGGCCCTGACGAAACCGGCCCTGAAGAGACTGGCCCTGACGGGATCGACAGCCTCGACGATGCCCTGGCGGACCCGGCACTCGCCGCGGCGGTCCACGAGCTCGAGCTGCATGCCGCGGCCGACGGCTGGGACCAGAAGTCCCGGCTCTACGCGCTCGCCCTGACCAGTGACCTGGTCGCCAAGGAGCCCGGCCTCGCCGCGGCCCTGGGGCTCGACGCCGCCAGCGCCGAGGGGTCGTTCACCCCGATCGAGCAGGAGCTCGACGCATCGGTGCCGTTCGAGACCGTGCTGGCCTCGATCAGCTGGCCCGACGAGGTCGTCGGCTGCGCCGCGGTCGTCGAGCGCCTGGTGCTGCCGCCCGACGTGGATGCCGCGATCCCCGAGGATCCCGAGGCTGCGTTGACGTTCGCCCAGGAGCACCCCCTTCGCCAGGAGGTACGCATCGTGGCGGCCGCCGTACGCGACGGCTCGACCTATTCCGCGCTGAGGTTGCGCGCCCACGACGACGACACGTCCGTCGTCGGTGGGGCAGACCTCGTTCCCGAACTCGTAGAACTGCTGCGTGCCACCCTTGAGGGTGACAGTCCTGAGGAGACCCGGACATGA
- a CDS encoding UPF0182 family protein: MSDIFDDEPRQPTRQAPKRPGRSRALWITLGIVVALVLAFTGFASFWSERLWFNSVGYESVFSNLIRTRIGLFLVFGLLMAVVVGINLYLAYRFRPIFRPASAEQVSLDRYRDAVQPIRVLLLIGVAGVVGAFAGATAAGKWREFMLWRNGESFGKKDPFFDKDIGFYLFDLPWLHFLVDFTMAAAVIALIIAAIAHYLYGGIKLQSSTDRFSGPAAVQLSVLLGVFVLAKAVDYWLDRFDLLNQGGSLMTGIGYTDDHAVLPAKNILMFIALICAVLFFANIIRRTWILPSVALGLLVLSSILLGMIWPAIVQQFQVSPSQAVKEEPYLQKNIDATRSAYDIEDVEVTDFKGETDLSTAQQAEEVTNIKEIRLLDPALVRATFEQLQQEKGYYSVGDVLDVDRYEINGEKRDVVIGVRELNQDGLPEGNKNWSNLHTVYTHGFGVIAAFGNQRDLENEAQSTRDEPVWLEQGLPPTGELSKMSEDGYRGQIYFGEKSPDYSIVGKAEEDARDVELDIPDDSETGSARTNTYDGAAGVPVGGLFHKAIYAWKFGEPNILLSDRVNKNSKILYDRDPRLMVEKVAPWLTVDADPYPAVVDGKVVWLMDGYTTTDQYPQAERGSFQDMTSDSLDTDNEFRTLPTDEINYMRNAVKAVVDAYDGTVTLYAWDEKDPLLKAWRSAFPGTVKDKKDIPADLLAHMRYPEDMFKVQRYQLAAYHVDKASTFYEGNARWAVPEDPNSPGQLQPPYRLSVRTPKGGEEPIFSLTSVYVPNNRQNLAAFVSVDSDASLDTYGKIRVLELGGTRVDGPGQAAARFGSNDEIQRRLEALTRNSNVKTINGNLLTLPVGDSLLYVQPVYAVRQGTNTANYPVLRQVLVSFGEKTAIGQTVAEAVAKVLEVDISEGKTQPKGDPKDPKTPKGTVQEQLQDLLVEADQKFKDADAALKKGDLAGYADITKEAEKLITEALELSQQEPAKKE; encoded by the coding sequence ATGAGTGACATCTTCGACGATGAGCCCCGCCAGCCCACCCGGCAGGCTCCGAAGCGTCCCGGACGCTCCCGGGCCCTGTGGATCACCCTCGGGATCGTGGTCGCACTGGTCCTGGCCTTCACCGGCTTCGCCTCGTTCTGGTCCGAGCGGCTGTGGTTCAACTCGGTCGGCTACGAGAGCGTCTTCTCCAACCTGATCCGCACCCGGATCGGACTGTTCCTGGTCTTCGGCCTGCTGATGGCCGTCGTGGTCGGGATCAACCTCTACCTGGCCTACCGGTTCCGGCCGATCTTCCGCCCGGCCTCTGCCGAGCAGGTCAGCCTGGATCGCTATCGCGACGCGGTGCAGCCGATCCGCGTCCTCCTGCTGATCGGTGTCGCCGGAGTGGTCGGCGCCTTCGCGGGTGCCACGGCTGCGGGCAAGTGGCGCGAGTTCATGCTCTGGCGCAACGGTGAGTCGTTCGGCAAGAAGGACCCGTTCTTCGACAAGGACATCGGGTTCTACCTCTTCGACCTGCCGTGGCTGCACTTCCTGGTGGACTTCACGATGGCAGCGGCCGTGATCGCGCTGATCATCGCGGCGATCGCGCACTACCTGTATGGCGGGATCAAGCTGCAGTCGTCGACCGACCGGTTCTCCGGGCCGGCCGCCGTGCAGCTGTCGGTGCTGCTGGGAGTCTTCGTGCTCGCCAAGGCCGTCGACTACTGGCTCGACCGCTTCGACCTGCTCAACCAGGGTGGCTCGCTGATGACGGGCATCGGCTACACCGATGACCACGCGGTGCTGCCTGCCAAGAACATCTTGATGTTCATCGCGCTGATCTGCGCGGTGCTCTTCTTCGCCAACATCATTCGCCGCACCTGGATCCTGCCCTCGGTGGCGCTCGGGCTGCTGGTGCTCTCCTCGATCCTGCTCGGGATGATCTGGCCGGCCATCGTGCAGCAGTTCCAGGTCTCGCCGTCGCAGGCGGTCAAGGAGGAGCCCTACCTGCAGAAGAACATCGACGCGACCCGTTCGGCGTACGACATCGAGGACGTCGAGGTCACCGACTTCAAGGGCGAGACCGACCTCAGCACGGCCCAGCAGGCCGAAGAGGTCACCAACATCAAGGAGATCCGTCTCCTCGACCCGGCCCTGGTCCGTGCGACGTTCGAGCAGCTGCAGCAGGAGAAGGGCTACTACTCCGTCGGTGACGTGCTCGACGTCGACCGCTATGAGATCAACGGCGAGAAGCGCGACGTCGTGATCGGTGTCCGCGAGCTCAACCAGGACGGTCTGCCCGAGGGCAACAAGAACTGGTCGAACCTGCACACCGTCTACACCCACGGTTTCGGCGTCATCGCCGCCTTCGGAAACCAGCGTGACCTGGAGAACGAGGCGCAGTCGACGCGTGACGAGCCGGTCTGGCTCGAGCAGGGGCTGCCGCCCACCGGCGAGCTCAGCAAGATGTCCGAGGACGGCTATCGGGGCCAGATCTACTTCGGTGAGAAGAGCCCCGACTACTCGATCGTCGGCAAGGCCGAGGAGGACGCGCGCGACGTCGAGCTCGACATCCCGGACGACTCCGAGACCGGCAGCGCCCGGACCAACACCTATGACGGTGCCGCGGGCGTGCCCGTCGGTGGTCTGTTCCACAAGGCGATCTATGCGTGGAAGTTCGGTGAGCCGAACATCCTGCTCTCGGATCGGGTGAACAAGAACTCCAAGATCCTCTATGACCGCGACCCGCGGCTGATGGTGGAGAAGGTCGCCCCGTGGCTGACCGTCGACGCCGACCCCTATCCCGCGGTGGTGGACGGCAAGGTCGTCTGGTTGATGGACGGCTACACGACCACCGATCAATATCCGCAGGCCGAGCGTGGCTCGTTCCAGGACATGACCAGCGACTCGTTGGACACGGACAACGAGTTCCGCACGCTGCCGACCGACGAGATCAACTACATGCGCAACGCGGTCAAGGCGGTCGTCGATGCCTATGACGGCACGGTGACCCTCTATGCGTGGGACGAGAAGGACCCGCTGCTCAAGGCGTGGCGCTCGGCGTTCCCCGGCACGGTGAAGGACAAGAAGGACATCCCCGCGGACCTGCTGGCGCACATGCGTTATCCCGAGGACATGTTCAAGGTGCAGCGCTACCAGTTGGCGGCCTATCACGTGGACAAGGCGAGCACGTTCTATGAGGGCAACGCGCGCTGGGCGGTCCCCGAGGACCCGAACTCGCCCGGACAGCTGCAGCCGCCATACCGGCTCTCCGTGCGTACGCCGAAGGGTGGCGAGGAGCCGATCTTCTCGCTGACCTCGGTCTATGTGCCGAACAACCGGCAGAACCTGGCTGCGTTCGTTTCGGTCGACAGCGATGCGTCGCTGGACACCTACGGCAAGATCCGCGTCCTCGAGCTCGGCGGCACCCGCGTCGACGGGCCCGGCCAGGCAGCTGCCCGGTTCGGATCGAACGACGAGATCCAGCGCCGCCTCGAGGCGTTGACCCGCAACTCGAACGTCAAGACCATCAACGGCAACCTGCTCACGTTGCCGGTGGGGGACAGCCTGCTCTATGTGCAGCCGGTGTATGCCGTGCGCCAGGGCACCAACACCGCGAACTATCCGGTGCTGCGCCAGGTGCTGGTCTCCTTCGGTGAGAAGACGGCGATCGGGCAGACGGTGGCCGAGGCGGTGGCCAAGGTGCTGGAGGTCGACATCTCCGAGGGGAAGACTCAGCCGAAGGGCGACCCCAAGGACCCGAAGACACCCAAGGGCACCGTCCAGGAGCAGCTCCAGGACCTGCTGGTCGAGGCTGACCAGAAGTTCAAGGACGCCGACGCAGCGCTGAAGAAGGGCGATCTCGCCGGGTATGCCGACATCACCAAGGAGGCCGAGAAGCTGATCACCGAAGCTCTCGAGCTCTCCCAGCAGGAGCCCGCAAAGAAGGAGTGA
- a CDS encoding helix-turn-helix domain-containing protein encodes MHEHHGPGAGAPHRGRELAEYLGVPVQTIYDWRLSGRAPRAYKFGKHLRFAASDIAAWLEERHEGGSHE; translated from the coding sequence GTGCATGAACACCACGGACCTGGGGCTGGAGCGCCTCATCGGGGTCGAGAACTCGCCGAGTACCTCGGTGTCCCCGTGCAGACCATCTACGACTGGCGGCTGTCCGGCCGGGCGCCGCGGGCCTACAAGTTTGGCAAGCACCTACGGTTTGCGGCGAGTGACATCGCCGCGTGGCTGGAGGAGCGGCACGAGGGCGGCTCTCATGAGTAG
- a CDS encoding tyrosine-type recombinase/integrase, producing MQATATSRPAAEAALKKKLTQRNAFQPVDTTLTPDSPFPALVDYWLADLDLENRIAPATRFNYERDMERLVLPAFRGYSLREIGVARCDALLKQLGQESYSAAKRARTVLRQSFALAVRHEVLVRNPIDNVSRLHKPKRTPTALSATEVNAIRAVIKAWEQSSGTSGPNPDGQLGQIVEVMLGTSARIGEVLAIRRRELDLTTTPATLRICGTVISERGVGTYRQEHLKTDRSNRVVALPSFTAEALRRRLAIMADHSLDALVFRSREGTPLTTANVRRQLRKVLGAAAIEGVSPHMFRRTVATVINEQASLNLASELLGHTDPKVTIEHYIRRNEQVNPLTAELLDQAFARDDD from the coding sequence GTGCAGGCGACGGCGACGTCGAGACCGGCAGCTGAGGCGGCCCTGAAGAAGAAACTCACCCAGCGCAACGCCTTTCAGCCCGTCGACACCACGCTCACGCCCGACAGTCCCTTTCCGGCGTTGGTCGACTACTGGCTGGCGGACCTGGACCTGGAGAACCGGATCGCTCCCGCGACCCGTTTCAACTACGAGCGGGACATGGAGCGGCTGGTCCTCCCGGCCTTCCGCGGCTATTCGCTGCGCGAGATCGGCGTCGCGCGCTGCGATGCCCTGCTCAAGCAGTTGGGTCAGGAGTCGTACTCCGCGGCGAAGCGGGCGCGGACTGTGCTGCGGCAGTCGTTCGCGCTGGCGGTGCGGCACGAAGTGCTGGTGCGCAATCCGATCGACAACGTCTCCCGACTCCACAAGCCGAAGCGGACCCCGACGGCCCTGAGCGCCACCGAGGTCAACGCGATCCGCGCCGTGATCAAGGCGTGGGAACAGTCCAGCGGTACCTCGGGCCCGAACCCCGACGGCCAACTCGGTCAGATCGTCGAGGTCATGCTCGGCACGTCCGCCCGGATTGGCGAGGTCCTCGCGATCCGCCGCCGCGAGCTGGACCTGACGACGACGCCGGCGACACTACGGATTTGCGGCACGGTCATCTCCGAGCGCGGCGTCGGGACCTACCGACAGGAGCACCTGAAGACCGACCGTTCCAACCGGGTGGTCGCGCTGCCGTCCTTCACGGCCGAGGCACTCCGGCGACGGTTGGCCATCATGGCGGATCATTCGCTGGACGCGCTCGTGTTCCGCAGCCGGGAGGGGACCCCGCTCACGACGGCCAACGTGCGGCGCCAACTGCGCAAGGTCCTCGGTGCCGCGGCCATCGAGGGCGTCAGCCCGCACATGTTCCGCCGTACGGTCGCGACGGTGATCAACGAGCAGGCCAGCCTGAACTTGGCCTCGGAGTTGCTCGGCCACACCGATCCGAAGGTGACTATCGAGCACTACATCCGCCGCAACGAGCAAGTGAACCCGCTGACCGCCGAGCTGCTTGATCAGGCGTTCGCGCGCGACGATGACTAA
- a CDS encoding nucleotidyl transferase AbiEii/AbiGii toxin family protein: protein MPRPTEDLDFFTTRQLGRVDTASDALVTAVTERGWSVELKRTGEEFRRWAITGPEVVLIDLAVDSPPTGAPTVTIAGPSFAPAELAVRTTLALFGRAEPRDFVDVYVLNQRFDRADTVRAAAEADLGFDLPVFAQTLRSHQRIGNEDFPDVGVPIAEIRAYFDAWADELDPR, encoded by the coding sequence GTGCCTCGGCCAACTGAGGATCTCGACTTCTTCACCACCCGCCAACTCGGCAGGGTCGACACCGCCAGCGATGCGCTGGTCACCGCTGTCACTGAACGCGGGTGGTCCGTCGAACTTAAGCGCACCGGCGAGGAGTTCCGGCGCTGGGCGATCACCGGCCCAGAAGTCGTCCTCATCGACCTCGCCGTCGACAGCCCGCCGACCGGCGCACCCACCGTCACCATCGCAGGGCCGTCCTTCGCCCCCGCCGAGCTCGCCGTGCGCACGACGCTCGCGCTTTTCGGGCGCGCGGAGCCGCGCGACTTCGTCGATGTCTACGTGCTCAACCAACGGTTCGACCGAGCCGACACAGTGCGAGCTGCAGCCGAGGCAGACCTGGGCTTCGACCTCCCCGTGTTTGCGCAGACGCTCCGGTCGCACCAACGCATCGGCAACGAGGATTTCCCCGACGTCGGTGTCCCGATCGCCGAGATCCGCGCGTACTTCGACGCGTGGGCCGACGAGCTCGATCCGCGTTAG
- a CDS encoding helix-turn-helix domain-containing protein, with product MAGTIIERARRGSGLSQRELARRSGTSQPTLSTYEHGTKSPTLAVAERIVNSSGFDLDLVPRVSFTTHPGARGEPFVVPDRLWRLDTAKAFATVPLPQHLHWSGPSRPYNLRDRRDRARVYEIVLREGEPADLLTYIDGALLVDLWDDLVIPAGIRNEWEPLITSFGAIA from the coding sequence ATGGCTGGAACGATCATCGAGCGCGCACGCCGCGGCAGTGGACTGTCGCAGCGCGAGTTGGCGCGCCGCTCCGGCACCTCGCAGCCAACGCTCTCGACCTACGAACACGGCACCAAGTCGCCGACGCTCGCTGTCGCCGAGCGAATCGTCAACAGCAGCGGCTTCGACCTCGACCTCGTGCCCCGCGTCAGTTTCACCACCCACCCCGGTGCCCGCGGTGAGCCGTTCGTCGTGCCTGATCGCCTGTGGCGCCTCGACACCGCCAAAGCCTTCGCGACGGTGCCGCTGCCCCAGCACCTGCACTGGTCCGGCCCCTCGCGTCCCTACAACCTTCGCGACCGGCGCGACCGCGCCAGGGTCTACGAGATCGTCCTCCGCGAAGGCGAGCCCGCCGATCTGCTCACCTACATCGATGGAGCACTGCTCGTCGACCTCTGGGACGACCTTGTCATCCCGGCGGGGATCCGGAACGAATGGGAGCCGCTCATCACCTCATTCGGCGCGATCGCATGA
- a CDS encoding type IV toxin-antitoxin system AbiEi family antitoxin domain-containing protein has translation MTAKPLARTVLWDVAAEQHGFVTSQQATGAGIGKHALQMLVHRGTLHRVAHGVYRLPQYPVGEHEHLMLAVLWTRVPEAALSHETALDAYGICDVNPIRIHLTVAKRRR, from the coding sequence ATGACTGCCAAGCCGCTCGCCCGGACGGTGTTGTGGGACGTCGCGGCCGAACAGCACGGCTTCGTCACCTCGCAGCAGGCGACCGGCGCCGGCATCGGCAAGCACGCGCTACAGATGCTCGTCCACCGGGGAACGCTCCACCGGGTCGCGCACGGCGTCTACCGGTTGCCGCAGTATCCGGTCGGCGAGCACGAACACCTGATGCTGGCGGTGCTGTGGACCCGGGTGCCCGAGGCGGCGCTGTCGCACGAGACCGCGCTCGACGCCTACGGCATCTGCGACGTGAATCCCATCCGCATCCACCTCACCGTCGCCAAGCGGCGACGGTGA
- a CDS encoding DUF6880 family protein: MSTLADAVLPLIRTRSDLYRYSAANAHGLDMHEAVDILESAIPTADPAEIYTVTHKALASSLKVIARADDSSGIIGDACRRLLVLHPQVAAAARTPVGKLIDWMMKFQFDDGEVDYFELDPVAYAPALGELGIASYRKRLAEVEAKLGPRPADRWNSGHSHEWFTLDWNAQRLAVLDHDIDAIIRTHAKDRKVAAWLEDTAEAFEEIGEIDLAIDWAKQATDFDRGHQSRKAADYWCGLLEAHRPGEELNARLSVFRKWPSSTSAARLHKAAGKAWPEYHDEVVASLAASPSDAVLFALHTLKEPEFAWNLAHSLALDSGSTWAELVKVYEKIDPLAVLPIHQRLVEGLLHDANAKNYKLAARRLATMRKLSAGSAKSAEVNDLIADLREIHRRRPRLQQEFDRAGLP, encoded by the coding sequence ATGAGCACCCTCGCCGACGCCGTACTCCCGCTGATCCGCACCCGCTCGGACCTTTACCGGTACAGCGCCGCCAACGCGCACGGCCTCGACATGCACGAGGCGGTCGACATCCTCGAGTCCGCGATCCCGACTGCCGATCCGGCCGAGATCTACACCGTCACCCACAAGGCGCTCGCGTCGTCGCTGAAGGTGATCGCCCGGGCCGACGACTCCAGCGGCATCATCGGCGACGCCTGCCGACGACTGTTGGTGCTCCACCCGCAGGTGGCGGCCGCGGCCAGGACGCCGGTCGGGAAGCTGATCGACTGGATGATGAAGTTCCAGTTCGATGACGGCGAAGTCGACTACTTCGAGCTCGATCCGGTCGCGTACGCCCCGGCACTCGGCGAGCTCGGCATAGCGTCGTACCGCAAGCGGCTGGCCGAGGTCGAAGCGAAGCTCGGTCCCCGTCCTGCCGACCGGTGGAACTCCGGCCACTCCCACGAATGGTTCACCCTGGACTGGAACGCCCAGCGGCTCGCCGTCCTCGACCACGACATCGACGCGATCATCCGCACCCACGCCAAGGACCGGAAGGTTGCGGCCTGGCTGGAGGACACCGCCGAAGCATTCGAAGAGATCGGCGAGATCGACCTCGCCATCGACTGGGCGAAGCAGGCCACCGACTTCGACCGCGGGCACCAGTCCCGCAAGGCGGCGGACTACTGGTGCGGGCTGCTGGAGGCACACCGGCCAGGCGAAGAGTTGAACGCGCGGCTCTCGGTGTTCCGCAAGTGGCCCTCGTCGACTTCGGCGGCACGGCTGCACAAGGCCGCCGGCAAGGCATGGCCCGAATACCACGACGAGGTCGTAGCCAGCCTCGCCGCGAGCCCGAGCGACGCGGTCCTCTTCGCACTCCACACGCTCAAAGAACCCGAGTTCGCCTGGAACCTGGCGCATTCACTCGCACTCGACAGTGGCTCCACCTGGGCCGAGCTTGTGAAGGTCTACGAAAAGATCGACCCACTTGCCGTGCTTCCCATCCATCAGCGCCTCGTGGAGGGGCTCCTCCACGACGCGAACGCCAAGAACTACAAGCTCGCCGCCAGGCGGCTGGCGACGATGCGCAAGCTCAGCGCTGGGTCGGCGAAGTCAGCGGAGGTCAACGACCTGATAGCGGATCTGCGAGAGATCCACCGGCGTCGCCCGAGGTTGCAGCAGGAGTTTGACCGAGCGGGGTTGCCCTGA
- a CDS encoding PucR family transcriptional regulator, producing the protein MLILVLLVAFFIVLIMTPMATPSFPLSTASGFLPTLLATEGLNVDEVINVLKREVESVTGCQLVHVTFQRDREWITLPPGEPTKPAEPSPSTGERVFVQDNGDSWTSTTAVAVLNGAPGRLFLRSFARPDPEQLFVIERLGDLLGTALADAQVHERHRRRAHELDAANNEMARTVAALQHREGVLEEFARLATSGTELDVATSLSRFTGSTVVLRDRFGHETTRITVAGRYQPVLERTSLEEVIGGRPELGTIELEVPSDKEQDDALFALQYAGVALGLLRAHAAGMNELENGLSRDLLDDLLEGLPNDVAVDRASAQGHDLGVPHDLIVSAWSSDRSQRGHDRDVDHLRRALARQRLPCLVGRNQGLVVALTYRGVDIGRLFDDLSRGYGNTNGVIAKGEPFNSPQQIPRAYEQAQRALRARQQSPKPYGSIAYADLGVDRLLALDANADEVERLVSDWLGDLLSYDGSAARSGDSLTCPTNRVPVVSHAV; encoded by the coding sequence ATGCTCATCCTCGTCCTGCTCGTCGCCTTCTTCATCGTCTTGATCATGACTCCCATGGCCACGCCATCCTTCCCGCTCTCCACCGCCTCTGGCTTCCTTCCCACGCTTCTTGCAACCGAGGGCTTGAACGTGGACGAGGTCATCAACGTCCTGAAGCGTGAGGTCGAGTCGGTGACCGGCTGCCAGTTGGTTCACGTCACCTTCCAGCGGGACCGGGAGTGGATCACCCTGCCCCCCGGGGAGCCAACGAAGCCGGCGGAACCGAGCCCCTCAACTGGTGAACGGGTATTCGTGCAGGACAACGGCGACTCCTGGACGTCGACGACGGCTGTGGCGGTCTTGAACGGCGCCCCGGGCCGACTGTTCCTTCGCAGCTTCGCCCGGCCCGACCCCGAACAACTGTTCGTCATCGAACGGTTGGGCGATCTCCTCGGGACGGCGCTCGCGGACGCGCAGGTGCACGAGCGCCACCGCCGACGCGCCCACGAACTCGATGCAGCCAATAACGAGATGGCGCGCACCGTCGCGGCGCTGCAGCACCGTGAGGGGGTGCTTGAGGAGTTCGCCCGACTCGCCACGTCCGGGACTGAACTCGACGTGGCCACCTCGCTGAGCCGGTTCACTGGCTCCACGGTCGTGCTGCGGGACAGATTCGGCCACGAGACGACCCGGATCACGGTTGCCGGCCGGTACCAACCGGTCCTCGAGCGAACCTCGCTCGAGGAGGTGATCGGCGGACGCCCCGAACTCGGCACGATCGAACTGGAGGTGCCATCGGACAAAGAGCAAGACGACGCATTGTTCGCTCTGCAATACGCCGGCGTCGCACTGGGGCTGCTGAGGGCTCATGCCGCAGGGATGAATGAACTGGAGAACGGCTTGAGTCGAGACCTCCTCGACGACCTTCTCGAAGGGCTCCCGAACGACGTTGCCGTGGACCGGGCATCCGCCCAGGGCCACGACCTTGGCGTTCCGCACGACTTGATCGTGTCCGCGTGGTCCTCCGACCGGAGTCAGCGCGGGCACGACCGCGACGTCGATCACCTCCGGAGGGCTTTGGCTCGTCAGCGGCTGCCCTGCTTGGTCGGCCGGAACCAGGGGCTGGTGGTCGCTCTCACCTATCGAGGTGTCGACATCGGCCGCTTGTTCGACGACTTGTCCCGCGGTTACGGCAACACCAACGGTGTGATCGCCAAGGGGGAGCCGTTCAACTCGCCGCAGCAGATCCCACGAGCCTATGAGCAAGCCCAACGAGCACTCAGGGCTCGCCAGCAGTCCCCCAAGCCGTATGGCTCCATCGCCTACGCCGACTTGGGAGTGGACCGGCTCCTTGCCCTTGACGCCAATGCCGACGAGGTCGAACGCCTCGTCAGTGACTGGCTCGGCGACCTGCTGAGCTACGACGGGTCTGCTGCACGATCTGGTGACAGTCTGACCTGCCCCACCAACAGGGTTCCAGTCGTTAGTCACGCAGTCTGA
- a CDS encoding DNA/RNA helicase domain-containing protein, translating to MACTKSPVAARASPTANALVAPGVIHTIQTYDVSYAGVIIGSDLRYDREAGKNMPRRGISFTDDEILRLVQNVHVVLLTRGMRGTYARRRQDRLGRLTPIEFETIMTTPATQTA from the coding sequence ATGGCCTGTACCAAATCACCAGTCGCAGCGCGCGCATCGCCGACAGCGAATGCTTTGGTCGCACCGGGTGTCATCCACACCATTCAGACCTACGACGTCAGCTACGCGGGCGTGATCATTGGATCTGACCTCCGGTACGACCGTGAGGCGGGCAAGAACATGCCGCGCCGCGGGATCTCCTTCACCGATGATGAGATTCTTCGACTGGTGCAGAACGTCCATGTCGTCCTGCTGACCCGCGGGATGCGTGGCACCTATGCCCGCCGCCGACAAGACCGCCTCGGCAGGTTGACCCCGATCGAGTTCGAGACAATCATGACCACGCCAGCCACTCAGACTGCGTGA